The proteins below are encoded in one region of Macrococcus armenti:
- the rapZ gene encoding RNase adapter RapZ yields MLNDDTYKRLVIVTGMSGAGKSVAIQCLEDLGYFCVDNLPPILLPKFIELMNNNNESMSRVAIGVDLRGKDFFNSLQDEIQNIINLNDILVQILFVEANDQVLVSRYKETRRTHPLQNNISLIDAIQEEHKLLADLRGVATHIIDSSEFKPKALRSKVIEIFGAGKDNIFTINVMSFGFKHGLPIDADIVFDVRFLPNPYYIEEMRKLTGLDSIVYDYVMKWKETEMFYQKLIDLLKFVIPGYMREGKSQVIIAIGCTGGQHRSVALTERISNELKDFFDFELHTRHRDAHIEGIVNEKA; encoded by the coding sequence ATGTTAAATGATGATACGTATAAACGTTTAGTAATCGTGACCGGAATGAGTGGTGCAGGTAAAAGTGTAGCAATTCAATGTCTTGAAGATTTAGGTTATTTCTGTGTGGATAATTTACCACCAATTTTATTACCGAAGTTTATTGAGTTAATGAACAACAACAATGAATCAATGTCACGCGTAGCAATTGGCGTTGATTTACGAGGTAAAGATTTCTTTAATAGCTTGCAGGACGAAATTCAAAATATCATTAATTTAAATGATATATTAGTACAAATACTGTTCGTTGAAGCAAATGATCAAGTGCTCGTTTCAAGATACAAAGAAACAAGAAGAACACATCCACTGCAAAATAATATTTCTCTTATTGATGCGATTCAGGAAGAACATAAGTTACTTGCTGATTTAAGAGGCGTTGCAACGCATATTATCGATTCATCTGAATTTAAACCGAAAGCATTAAGATCTAAAGTAATCGAAATATTTGGTGCGGGTAAAGACAATATATTCACAATTAATGTGATGAGCTTTGGTTTTAAACACGGATTACCGATTGATGCGGATATCGTATTTGATGTGAGATTCTTACCAAATCCATATTATATTGAAGAGATGAGGAAGTTAACAGGACTTGATTCTATCGTTTATGATTATGTCATGAAATGGAAAGAAACTGAAATGTTCTATCAGAAGCTTATTGATTTATTGAAGTTTGTTATCCCCGGCTATATGCGCGAAGGGAAGAGCCAAGTTATTATAGCAATTGGATGTACCGGTGGACAACATCGCTCAGTCGCATTAACAGAACGTATTAGCAATGAATTAAAGGACTTCTTTGACTTTGAACTTCACACTCGCCATAGAGATGCGCATATTGAAGGAATTGTAAATGAAAAGGCTTAA
- a CDS encoding tetratricopeptide repeat protein yields the protein MGDVIRFPVNEDEYYKIGLKKQGERLYEEAISFFIKSLNLNHKYDTVQQIANCFSELGKYEKAQHYLLEYLKDDFNEDDVFYDLSQLYIKQRDPNKAFLFGMYYCLLSDDMNYLDELTQLFEVVYKDVTKVEVESENFVVHFIFQYFFEHMNYELALEWIEFQPYDIQKRTEIRNLKAMTLLFSGKYNEASKILKQLLEENPADINALCHYTLLLYNTHQTELYTVYLKKLRTIIPMNDDEKFKLGIVLNFLKEYMESYQLLFPLYQKGKYRNSQMLHALSYSSYELGYTAQSDQFFSQLSELVSNPGMSPRKRAEGEFYIHQTIMPLLNDNDRYRRLIGIFLLSKVEDKTLMINQDVWRLLDAMPDYEKLYLSYIFHNIQLVKLDFIHKGLELIHRHINQIALMERWIDIAETVIEHKMDLKQVNAYVAVCYFIFERAHDDKLSKRAAIELFGTTRYHFMKVYNQFKQINI from the coding sequence ATGGGTGATGTAATCCGTTTTCCGGTAAATGAAGATGAATATTATAAAATAGGTTTAAAGAAACAAGGAGAACGTCTTTATGAAGAAGCCATCTCATTTTTCATTAAATCATTAAACTTAAATCATAAGTATGATACTGTTCAGCAAATTGCAAACTGTTTTTCAGAATTAGGGAAATATGAAAAAGCACAGCATTATTTGCTGGAATATTTAAAAGATGACTTCAATGAAGATGATGTATTCTATGATTTAAGCCAGCTCTATATAAAACAGCGCGATCCAAATAAAGCATTTTTGTTTGGTATGTATTACTGCCTGCTGAGTGACGATATGAATTATCTTGATGAACTTACACAATTATTTGAAGTTGTGTATAAAGATGTAACAAAAGTTGAAGTTGAGAGTGAAAATTTTGTCGTACATTTTATATTCCAGTATTTCTTTGAGCATATGAATTATGAACTTGCACTGGAATGGATTGAGTTTCAGCCGTATGACATACAAAAACGTACGGAAATTCGAAACTTAAAAGCGATGACATTACTCTTTAGCGGAAAGTATAACGAAGCATCTAAAATTTTAAAACAATTACTTGAAGAAAATCCCGCAGATATTAATGCCCTTTGTCACTATACGCTACTCCTTTATAACACGCATCAGACAGAACTTTATACAGTGTATTTAAAAAAATTACGCACGATCATTCCGATGAATGATGATGAGAAATTTAAGCTTGGCATCGTGCTGAACTTCCTGAAAGAATATATGGAATCATATCAATTATTATTTCCATTATATCAAAAAGGAAAATATCGAAATTCTCAAATGTTGCATGCGTTAAGCTATTCCAGTTATGAATTAGGCTATACAGCACAATCGGATCAGTTTTTCTCACAGTTAAGTGAACTTGTCAGTAACCCTGGGATGAGTCCTCGTAAACGTGCTGAAGGTGAATTTTACATTCATCAGACAATTATGCCACTTCTTAATGATAACGATCGTTATCGTCGACTTATCGGCATATTTTTACTATCTAAAGTTGAAGATAAAACGTTAATGATTAATCAGGATGTATGGCGTCTTCTAGATGCAATGCCGGATTACGAGAAATTGTATTTATCTTATATTTTTCATAATATTCAGCTCGTTAAACTGGATTTCATTCATAAAGGACTTGAATTAATACATCGCCATATAAATCAAATTGCATTGATGGAGCGATGGATTGATATAGCGGAAACAGTAATTGAGCATAAGATGGATCTTAAACAAGTGAATGCATATGTCGCAGTGTGTTATTTCATATTTGAACGTGCGCATGATGACAAGTTATCAAAACGCGCTGCAATCGAATTATTTGGAACGACGCGCTATCATTTTATGAAAGTCTATAATCAGTTTAAGCAAATTAATATTTAA
- the hprK gene encoding HPr(Ser) kinase/phosphatase has translation MITSIELIDKFDLKFLAGNVAIEIPVANADISRPGLEMAGFFSHYSSDRIQILGTTEMSFFETLSKEERSERMVKLCRNETPCIILSRDIPAPQELIDACNRKGTPLLQSKEATTSLISKITSYLESELAPETTMHGVLVDVYGVGVLITGDSGVGKSETALELVKRGHRLVADDNVEIKEVSRNVLMGKAPKLIEHLLEIRGLGIINVMTLFGAGSVLPEKRLMLNINLEIWGKDKVYDRIGLIEEKLTILDSEITKKTVPVRPGRNLAVIIEVAAMNYRLNKMGTNTAKDFNDRLNEQIRKQSIKEI, from the coding sequence ATGATTACTAGTATAGAGTTGATTGATAAGTTTGATTTAAAGTTTTTAGCAGGGAATGTTGCGATTGAAATTCCGGTTGCAAATGCAGATATTTCAAGACCGGGTTTAGAGATGGCCGGCTTCTTCTCCCATTATTCATCAGATAGAATTCAAATTCTAGGTACGACAGAAATGTCCTTCTTTGAAACATTATCGAAAGAAGAACGAAGTGAACGTATGGTAAAGCTTTGCCGAAATGAAACACCATGTATTATATTATCAAGAGATATTCCTGCACCTCAGGAGTTAATTGACGCATGTAATCGAAAAGGAACGCCTTTACTTCAAAGCAAAGAAGCGACGACGAGTTTAATTAGTAAAATCACATCATATTTAGAGAGCGAACTTGCACCTGAAACAACAATGCACGGGGTATTAGTTGATGTTTATGGTGTAGGGGTTCTTATTACAGGAGATTCAGGTGTCGGTAAAAGTGAAACAGCACTTGAACTCGTAAAACGTGGTCATCGCCTAGTAGCAGATGATAATGTTGAGATAAAAGAAGTATCTCGTAATGTATTAATGGGTAAAGCACCGAAACTGATTGAACACTTACTTGAAATACGTGGACTCGGCATTATTAATGTGATGACACTGTTTGGAGCAGGAAGTGTATTGCCGGAGAAACGGTTAATGCTTAATATTAACTTAGAAATATGGGGAAAAGATAAAGTATATGACCGTATCGGTTTAATTGAAGAGAAACTGACGATACTGGATTCAGAAATTACTAAGAAAACAGTACCGGTCAGACCTGGTCGAAACTTAGCGGTTATTATCGAAGTTGCAGCGATGAACTATCGTCTTAATAAGATGGGAACGAACACAGCTAAAGATTTTAATGATCGTTTGAACGAACAAATCAGAAAGCAATCAATAAAGGAGATTTAA
- a CDS encoding acyltransferase, translating to MRKTERFKVDGVNPLWQMYKTVSFFKVCRNFIVIELCRFLPSVKWKHVLLRKCLKMKLGRNVSFAYKAMPDLMFPEMIEIGENSVVGYNATILAHEYLIEEYRIGKVIIGSNVLIGANATILPGVTIGDGAIVGAMTVVSKDVPPGGFAFGNPMQLK from the coding sequence ATGCGAAAGACAGAGCGCTTTAAAGTTGACGGTGTAAATCCGCTCTGGCAAATGTATAAGACGGTATCATTTTTTAAAGTGTGTCGTAATTTTATCGTAATTGAGCTCTGTCGCTTTTTACCATCAGTGAAATGGAAACATGTATTATTACGTAAATGTCTGAAAATGAAACTAGGACGAAATGTATCTTTTGCATATAAAGCGATGCCGGACCTCATGTTCCCGGAAATGATTGAAATCGGGGAAAACAGTGTAGTGGGTTATAATGCAACGATATTAGCCCATGAATATTTAATTGAGGAATACCGTATCGGAAAAGTTATCATCGGAAGTAACGTTTTAATTGGTGCAAATGCTACAATATTACCAGGTGTAACAATTGGTGATGGTGCAATCGTCGGGGCGATGACAGTCGTGAGTAAGGACGTACCACCAGGAGGATTTGCATTCGGTAATCCGATGCAGTTGAAATAA
- the uvrA gene encoding excinuclease ABC subunit UvrA, with protein MKNKSIIVKGARAHNLKNVDIEIPRDKLVVMTGLSGSGKSSLAFDTIYAEGQRRYVESLSAYARQFLGQMDKPDVDTIEGLSPAISIDQKTTSKNPRSTVATVTEIYDYLRLLYARIGVPYCPEHGVPIESQTVQQMVDQVMALEERTKIQVMAPIVQGRKGTHKKLIEDISKKGYARIMVDGEVHDVSDEIELDKNKNHDIFVVIDRLVVKQGIEARLADSIENALKLAEGNVVIDIIGGNPLKFSEHHACPICGFSIDKLEPRMFSFNSPFGACPDCDGLGTKLTVDLNLVIPDDTKSLANGALVPWEPISSNYYPTLLKQACKHFGISMKAPFKDLSKKEQNIILYGHEDDITFTFKQDNGVTRKRVMKYEGIVMNIERRYKESPSEYTREQMKKYMADEACHTCHGYRLSKEAMSVKINNQHIGEVVTMSIGEALDYFNNLQLTEKEQQIAALVLKEITERLSFLYNVGLEYLTLNRAAGTLSGGEAQRIRLATQIGSRLTGVMYVLDEPSIGLHQRDNDRLIETLKSMRDIGNTLIVVEHDEDTMLAADYLIDIGPGAGVHGGEIVAQGTPKQVMKNKKSLTGQYLSGDKKIELPETRRHPDGRFLTIEGASSNNLKAVDAKIPLGMMTVVTGVSGSGKSTLVNDVLYKALAQKLYKTKEKPGPHKAVKGIEHIDKIIDIDQSPIGRTPRSNPATYTSLFDDIRDVFAQTNEAKLRGYQKGRFSFNVKGGRCEACHGDGIIKIEMHFLPDVYVPCEVCNGKRYNRETLEVKYKDKNIADILEMTIEDAYHFFENIPKIKRKLKTIIDVGLGYIQLGQPATTLSGGEAQRVKLASELHKRSTGKTLYILDEPTTGLHVDDIARLLKVLEQLVENGDTVLIIEHNLDVIKMADYIIDLGPEGGDKGGQIIAEGTPEHIMQVRESYTGQYLKQHVNK; from the coding sequence ATGAAAAATAAATCAATTATCGTTAAGGGCGCAAGAGCCCATAATTTAAAAAATGTAGATATTGAAATTCCGAGAGATAAACTTGTTGTAATGACAGGCTTATCTGGTTCAGGAAAATCAAGTTTAGCATTTGATACGATATACGCTGAAGGACAACGCAGATATGTTGAGTCATTAAGTGCGTATGCAAGACAGTTTCTAGGGCAGATGGATAAACCTGATGTAGATACGATTGAAGGTTTGTCGCCGGCAATTTCAATCGATCAGAAAACAACAAGTAAAAATCCGCGTAGTACAGTCGCGACAGTAACGGAAATTTATGATTACTTAAGGTTATTGTATGCGCGTATCGGTGTACCATACTGCCCAGAACACGGTGTACCGATTGAATCACAAACCGTACAGCAAATGGTAGATCAAGTAATGGCGCTTGAGGAACGTACAAAGATTCAAGTAATGGCACCAATTGTTCAAGGGCGTAAAGGGACACATAAAAAACTGATAGAAGATATATCTAAAAAAGGTTATGCACGTATTATGGTTGATGGTGAAGTACATGATGTATCTGATGAAATAGAGCTCGATAAAAATAAAAATCATGATATATTCGTTGTCATTGATAGACTGGTCGTTAAACAAGGTATTGAAGCGCGACTTGCAGATTCAATAGAGAATGCATTGAAGCTAGCTGAAGGTAATGTCGTAATCGATATTATTGGCGGCAATCCACTTAAGTTTTCAGAACACCATGCGTGTCCGATATGCGGTTTTTCAATTGATAAACTTGAACCAAGAATGTTTTCGTTTAATAGTCCATTCGGTGCATGTCCGGATTGCGACGGCCTCGGAACGAAGTTGACTGTCGATTTAAATCTTGTAATTCCAGATGATACAAAATCGCTTGCAAATGGTGCGTTAGTACCGTGGGAACCAATTAGCTCAAACTATTATCCGACATTATTGAAACAAGCTTGTAAACATTTTGGCATTTCAATGAAGGCGCCATTTAAAGATTTATCGAAGAAGGAACAGAATATTATTTTATATGGCCATGAAGATGACATTACATTTACATTTAAACAGGATAATGGTGTAACACGTAAACGCGTTATGAAATATGAAGGTATCGTAATGAATATTGAACGTCGTTACAAAGAGAGCCCGTCAGAGTATACACGTGAACAGATGAAGAAATATATGGCTGATGAAGCGTGTCATACGTGTCATGGCTATCGTTTATCTAAAGAAGCAATGAGCGTTAAAATTAATAATCAGCATATCGGGGAAGTTGTCACGATGTCGATTGGAGAAGCGCTTGATTACTTCAACAACTTACAGTTAACAGAGAAAGAACAGCAAATTGCTGCACTCGTACTTAAAGAAATTACTGAACGATTATCGTTTTTATATAATGTCGGCCTCGAATATTTAACGCTAAATCGTGCAGCTGGAACGTTATCAGGTGGAGAAGCACAGCGTATTCGTCTGGCAACTCAAATTGGTTCCCGACTGACTGGCGTAATGTATGTACTGGATGAACCTTCTATCGGTTTACATCAACGAGATAATGATCGATTAATTGAAACATTAAAGTCGATGCGTGATATCGGTAATACTTTGATTGTTGTTGAGCATGATGAGGATACGATGCTTGCTGCGGATTATCTTATAGATATTGGTCCTGGTGCAGGTGTGCATGGGGGAGAAATCGTAGCACAAGGGACACCGAAACAAGTGATGAAAAATAAAAAATCACTTACAGGACAATATTTAAGTGGTGATAAAAAAATTGAACTTCCTGAAACACGACGCCATCCTGACGGAAGATTTTTAACGATTGAAGGGGCATCGAGTAACAACTTAAAAGCTGTTGATGCTAAAATCCCACTCGGTATGATGACTGTTGTAACGGGCGTATCAGGTTCCGGTAAAAGTACGCTCGTAAATGATGTGCTCTATAAAGCATTAGCGCAAAAATTATACAAAACGAAAGAAAAGCCTGGACCGCATAAAGCGGTTAAAGGGATTGAACATATCGATAAAATCATCGATATTGATCAGTCACCTATCGGCCGTACACCAAGATCCAACCCCGCAACATATACGAGCCTTTTTGATGATATACGTGATGTGTTTGCTCAGACGAACGAAGCGAAATTACGTGGCTATCAGAAAGGCCGCTTCAGCTTTAATGTTAAAGGCGGAAGATGTGAAGCATGTCACGGTGATGGTATTATAAAGATCGAAATGCATTTCTTACCTGATGTGTATGTACCATGTGAAGTGTGTAATGGTAAGCGATATAATCGTGAAACGCTGGAAGTGAAATATAAAGACAAAAACATTGCAGATATTTTAGAGATGACGATTGAAGATGCTTATCATTTCTTTGAGAATATACCGAAGATTAAACGTAAACTAAAGACGATTATTGATGTAGGACTCGGATATATTCAGTTAGGACAACCTGCAACGACGCTTTCTGGTGGAGAAGCACAACGTGTGAAACTTGCTTCTGAGCTGCATAAGCGCAGTACAGGTAAGACGCTTTACATTTTAGATGAACCGACAACAGGTCTGCATGTCGATGATATTGCACGTTTATTGAAAGTGCTCGAACAATTAGTAGAAAACGGAGATACAGTACTTATAATTGAACATAACTTAGATGTTATTAAAATGGCAGACTATATAATCGACCTGGGACCTGAAGGTGGAGATAAAGGTGGACAAATTATAGCAGAAGGAACGCCAGAACATATTATGCAAGTTCGTGAATCGTATACTGGTCAATATTTGAAACAACATGTGAATAAATAG
- the lgt gene encoding prolipoprotein diacylglyceryl transferase, with protein sequence MAPFDPTAFEIFGYPVRWYGIIIACGILIGYIIAQKETERKHFKDDTLIDIVMWSIVSGIICARIYYVAFKWDYYYNHVSEIPLIMNGGIAIHGGLIGAIGMAYLLCRRKNISFFQLGDIAAPSIILGQAIGRWGNFMNQEAHGGEVTRQFLESLHLPEFIINQMNIDGTYYHPTFLYESVWSIIGFIILLLLRNHLKIGQTFLLYGIWYSIGRFFVEGLRTDSLMLTNHLRIAQVISIVIMLVAAAVWIYRNYKYQLPKYGAVNTPIRSAHYAKDRAL encoded by the coding sequence ATGGCACCATTTGATCCAACAGCGTTTGAAATCTTTGGTTACCCAGTAAGATGGTACGGCATTATTATTGCATGTGGTATATTAATCGGATATATCATTGCACAAAAAGAAACGGAACGAAAGCATTTTAAAGATGACACATTAATTGATATCGTCATGTGGTCAATCGTTTCGGGTATTATTTGTGCACGAATATACTATGTTGCATTTAAGTGGGATTATTATTATAATCATGTATCTGAAATTCCGCTCATCATGAATGGCGGCATTGCGATACATGGCGGTTTGATTGGTGCAATCGGAATGGCGTATTTATTATGCAGAAGAAAGAATATATCGTTTTTCCAGCTCGGAGATATCGCTGCACCAAGTATAATACTTGGACAGGCTATTGGGCGATGGGGGAACTTTATGAACCAGGAAGCCCATGGTGGAGAAGTTACGCGTCAGTTCCTCGAGTCACTGCATTTACCTGAGTTTATTATTAATCAGATGAATATTGACGGAACATATTATCATCCGACATTTTTATATGAATCAGTGTGGAGTATCATCGGTTTTATTATATTGTTATTATTACGTAATCATTTGAAGATTGGTCAGACATTTTTACTTTATGGTATTTGGTATTCCATCGGCCGTTTTTTTGTCGAAGGTTTGCGAACGGATAGTTTAATGCTGACAAACCATTTACGCATAGCGCAAGTAATTTCAATTGTCATTATGCTTGTTGCAGCAGCAGTATGGATTTATCGTAATTACAAATATCAGCTGCCAAAGTACGGAGCAGTCAATACCCCTATAAGGAGTGCGCACTATGCGAAAGACAGAGCGCTTTAA
- the trxB gene encoding thioredoxin-disulfide reductase yields MSEMKTYDVIIVGAGPAGMTAAVYASRANLSTIMIERGMPGGQMANTADVENFPGFDIITGPDLSTKMFSHAQKFGAEYAYGDIKNITIEGDDKIVDLGDKQLKAKVVIIATGAEYKKIGVPGEAELGGRGVSYCAVCDGAFFKQKNLVVIGGGDSAVEEGVYLTKFADKVTIIHRRDKLRAQKILQDRAFKNDKIDFIWNSTLQSINEKDGKVGSVTLLDNEGNESVVETDGVFVYIGMQPLTKPFEHLGITDETGYIVTNEEMETNIPGIFAAGDVRQKKLRQIVTATGDGSIAAQNAQHYIESLND; encoded by the coding sequence ATGAGTGAAATGAAAACATACGATGTAATTATTGTAGGCGCAGGACCTGCGGGTATGACTGCAGCAGTATATGCATCACGCGCAAACTTATCAACGATCATGATTGAAAGAGGTATGCCTGGTGGACAGATGGCAAATACAGCGGATGTTGAAAACTTCCCTGGCTTTGACATAATTACTGGACCGGATTTATCAACTAAAATGTTTTCTCATGCACAGAAGTTCGGTGCAGAGTATGCTTACGGTGATATTAAGAATATTACAATCGAAGGCGATGACAAAATTGTTGATTTAGGTGATAAACAACTGAAAGCAAAAGTGGTCATTATCGCAACTGGTGCAGAGTACAAGAAGATTGGTGTGCCTGGTGAAGCTGAATTAGGCGGACGCGGTGTATCTTACTGTGCTGTATGTGATGGTGCATTCTTTAAACAGAAGAATTTAGTCGTTATTGGTGGTGGCGATTCAGCTGTTGAAGAAGGTGTATACTTAACGAAGTTTGCTGATAAAGTAACGATTATTCATAGAAGAGATAAATTAAGAGCACAAAAAATATTACAGGACCGTGCATTCAAGAACGATAAAATTGATTTTATCTGGAACAGTACTTTACAATCTATTAATGAAAAGGATGGCAAAGTAGGTTCTGTAACATTACTTGATAATGAAGGCAACGAATCAGTCGTTGAAACGGATGGTGTGTTTGTATATATCGGAATGCAGCCATTAACGAAACCGTTCGAACATCTAGGTATTACTGATGAAACGGGATATATTGTGACGAATGAAGAAATGGAAACAAATATTCCAGGTATTTTTGCAGCAGGTGATGTTAGACAGAAGAAACTTCGCCAAATCGTAACAGCAACAGGTGACGGAAGTATTGCAGCACAAAATGCCCAGCACTATATTGAAAGTTTAAATGATTAA
- a CDS encoding gluconeogenesis factor YvcK family protein, translated as MKRLKVCLIGGGTGLSVMARGLKEYPVDITAIVTVADDGGSTGKIRDVMDIPAPGDIRNVLAALSDVEPMLEKLFQYRFNSDTLGGHPVGNLMLAAMTDVTSDFGHAVKELSKILNVRGTVIPSTNTSPILNAVMEDGEIVVGESLIPLKLKKIDSVFLTPSCIKPMDEAVDAVLEADLIVMGPGSLYTSIIPNLVIRELGDAIIKSEAKKLYVANIMTQPGETTGYTVSDHIEAIHKHVTSPFIQFVIANELVLTNKINENYAKRNSKFVTCDSERIKAMGIELITDDGLVEINEEGAVRHNNEVLADMIYELALSEISTIEFTQKEGE; from the coding sequence ATGAAAAGGCTTAAAGTCTGCCTTATCGGAGGTGGAACAGGGCTTTCTGTTATGGCGAGAGGACTTAAAGAGTATCCTGTTGATATTACGGCAATCGTAACCGTAGCCGACGATGGTGGTAGCACCGGTAAAATAAGAGACGTAATGGATATTCCGGCGCCCGGTGATATTAGAAACGTTCTTGCAGCACTGAGCGATGTTGAACCGATGCTTGAGAAGCTATTTCAGTACCGATTTAATTCAGATACATTAGGTGGGCATCCGGTTGGGAATTTAATGCTTGCAGCAATGACAGATGTTACGAGCGATTTCGGTCATGCAGTAAAAGAATTAAGTAAAATATTAAATGTAAGAGGGACTGTCATACCATCTACAAACACAAGTCCGATATTAAATGCAGTGATGGAAGATGGGGAAATTGTCGTTGGTGAATCACTTATACCTTTAAAACTTAAAAAAATTGATAGTGTATTTTTAACGCCGAGCTGTATTAAACCGATGGATGAAGCAGTGGATGCTGTATTAGAAGCAGACTTGATAGTGATGGGACCAGGAAGTTTATATACAAGTATTATTCCGAATCTTGTTATACGGGAACTTGGAGACGCAATTATTAAAAGTGAAGCGAAAAAGTTATATGTCGCAAATATTATGACACAGCCAGGTGAAACGACAGGCTACACGGTATCAGACCATATTGAGGCAATTCATAAACATGTCACATCACCATTTATTCAATTTGTAATCGCAAATGAACTCGTCCTCACAAATAAGATAAATGAAAATTACGCGAAGCGAAATTCTAAATTTGTAACGTGCGATTCAGAAAGAATTAAAGCGATGGGCATTGAGCTGATTACAGATGATGGCTTAGTAGAAATTAACGAAGAAGGTGCTGTACGACATAACAACGAAGTTCTCGCAGATATGATTTATGAATTAGCATTAAGTGAAATCAGTACAATTGAATTCACTCAGAAAGAGGGAGAATAA
- the whiA gene encoding DNA-binding protein WhiA yields MSFASEMKNELTRIETDLCCSKAELAALIRMNGNLNIQNMQWVINVQSENAAIARRVYSLTKKIFGVDIELLVRKKMKLKKNNVYICRIKMKTKEILDELSILQDGQFMQHIDQSLIQEECCKRSYLRGAFLAGGSVNNPETSSYHLEIFSLYESHSEGLTQLMNGYGLNAKTLERKKGYISYLKEAEKISDFLSIIGGYQALLKFEDVRIVRDMRNSVNRLVNCETANLNKTIGAAMRQVENIKLIDEEIGIDELPERLREIARLRVLHQDISLKELGEMVSTGTISKSGVNHRLRKIDEIADKLRNGESIELKK; encoded by the coding sequence TTGTCATTTGCTTCAGAAATGAAAAATGAATTAACGCGGATTGAAACAGACTTATGTTGTAGTAAAGCAGAACTTGCCGCGCTTATTCGAATGAACGGAAACTTAAATATACAGAACATGCAATGGGTCATCAATGTGCAGTCAGAAAATGCTGCAATTGCAAGACGTGTATATAGTTTAACGAAGAAAATATTCGGTGTGGATATTGAATTACTTGTCAGAAAGAAAATGAAATTAAAAAAGAACAACGTCTATATATGCAGAATTAAGATGAAGACGAAAGAAATTCTGGATGAACTGAGCATATTACAGGATGGGCAGTTTATGCAGCATATTGATCAATCTTTAATTCAGGAAGAATGCTGTAAAAGAAGTTATTTACGTGGTGCATTTCTTGCAGGAGGATCGGTGAACAATCCAGAAACTTCTTCATATCATCTTGAAATATTCTCCCTTTATGAAAGCCATTCTGAAGGATTAACGCAATTAATGAATGGGTATGGATTAAATGCGAAAACTTTAGAAAGAAAAAAGGGTTATATCTCATACTTAAAAGAAGCGGAAAAAATTTCCGACTTCCTGAGTATTATAGGTGGTTATCAGGCGTTGCTGAAATTTGAAGACGTAAGAATCGTAAGAGATATGAGGAATTCAGTGAACAGACTCGTAAACTGCGAAACAGCGAATTTGAATAAGACGATTGGTGCAGCAATGCGTCAAGTTGAAAATATTAAGCTTATTGATGAAGAAATAGGCATTGATGAACTCCCTGAACGATTAAGAGAGATTGCGCGCCTGCGTGTACTGCATCAGGATATTTCCTTAAAGGAATTGGGAGAGATGGTTTCTACAGGAACAATTTCGAAGTCGGGGGTTAATCATCGATTACGAAAAATTGATGAAATTGCAGATAAGTTGCGTAATGGAGAATCAATTGAATTGAAGAAGTAA